In Zalophus californianus isolate mZalCal1 chromosome 4, mZalCal1.pri.v2, whole genome shotgun sequence, the following proteins share a genomic window:
- the PRPF3 gene encoding U4/U6 small nuclear ribonucleoprotein Prp3 isoform X1, with protein sequence MALSKRELDELKPWIEKTVKRVLGFSEPTVVTAALNCVGKGMDKKKAADHLKPFLDDSTLRFVDKLFEAVEEGRSSRHSKSSSDRSRKRELKEVFGDDSEISKESSGVKKRRIPRFEEVEEEPEVIPGPPSESPGMLTKLQIKQMMEAATRQIEERKKQLSFISPPTPQPKTPSSSQPERLPIGNTIQPSQAATFMNDAIEKARKAAELQARIQAQLALKPGLIGNANMVGLANLHAMGIAPPKVELKDQTKPTPLILDEQGRTVDATGKEIELTHRMPTLKANIRAVKREQFKQQLKEKPSEDMESNTFFDPRVSIAPSQRQRRTFKFHDKGKFEKIAQRLRTKAQLEKLQAEISQAARKTGIHTSTRLALIAPKKELKEGDIPEIEWWDSYIIPNGFDLTEENPKREDYFGITNLVEHPAQLNPPVDNDTPVTLGVYLTKKEQKKLRRQTRREAQKELQEKVRLGLMPPPEPKVRISNLMRVLGTEAVQDPTKVEAHVRAQMAKRQKAHEEANAARKLTAEQRKVKKIKKLKEDISQGVHISVYRVSKFEQPSQEVQD encoded by the exons ATGGCACTGTCTAAGAGGGAGCTGGATGAGCTGAAACCATGGATAGAGAAGACAGTGAAGAGGGTGCTGGGCTTTTCAGAGCCCACAGTGGTCACAGCAGCACTGAACTGTGTGGGGAAGGGCATGGATAAGAAGAAGGCAGCTG ACCATCTGAAACCTTTTCTTGATGATTCTACTCTCCGATTTGTGGACAAACTGTTTGAGGCTGTGGAGGAAGGCCGAAGCTCTAGACATTCCAAGTCTAGCAGTGACAGGAGCAGAAAAAGAGAGCTGAAG GAAGTGTTTGGTGATGACTCTGAGATCTCCAAGGAATCATCAGGAGTAAAGAAGCGACGGATACCCCGTTTTGAGGAAGTGGAAGAGGAGCCTGAAGTGATCCCTGGGCCTCCCTCAGAGAGTCCTGGTATGCTAACTAAGCTCCAG ATCAAACAGATGATGGAGGCAGCTACACGACAAATCgaggagaggaaaaaacagcTGAGCTTCATTAGCCCCCCTACACCTCAG CCAAAGACTCCTTCTTCCTCCCAACCAGAGCGACTTCCAATTGGCAACACTATTCAGCCCTCCCAGGCTGCCACTTTCATGAATGATGCCATTGAGAAGGCAAGGAAAGCAGCTGAACTACAAGCCCGCATCCAAGCCCAGCTGGCACTGAAGCCAGGGCTCATTGGCAATGCCAACATGGTGGGCCTGGCCAATCTCCATGCCATGGGCATTGCTCCCCC GAAGGTGGAGTTAAAAGATCAAACTAAACCTACACCACTGATTCTCGATGAGCAAGGTCGCACTGTAGATGCAACAGGCAAGGAGATTGAGCTGACACACCGCATGCCTACCCTGAAGGCCAATATTCGTGCTGTGAAAAGGGAACAATTCAAACAACAGCTAAAAGAGAAGCCATCAGAAGACATGGAGTCTAATACCTTTTTTGACCCCCGAGTCTCAATTGCCCCTTCCCAGCGCCAGAGACGCACTTTTAAATTCCATGACAAGGGCAAATTTGAGAAGATTGCCCAACGATTACGGACAAAG GCTCAACTGGAGAAGCTGCAGGCAGAAATCTCACAGGCAGCTCGAAAAACAGGCATCCATACTTCAACTAGGCTGGCCCTCATTGCTCCTAAAAAAGAGCTAAAGGAAGGAGATATCCCTGAAATTGAGTGGTGGGACTCTTATATCATCCCCAATGGCTTTGACCT TACAGAGGAAAATCCCAAGAGAGAAGATTATTTTGGAATCACAAATCTTGTTGAACATCCAGCCCAACTCAACCCTCCAG TTGACAATGACACACCAGTTACTCTGGGGGTATATCTTACcaagaaggaacagaagaaactTCGAAGGCAAACAAGGAGGGAAGCACAGAAGGAACTACAAGAGAAAGTCAGGCTGGGCCTGATGCCTCCTCCAGAACCCAAAG TGAGAATTTCAAATTTGATGCGAGTATTAGGAACAGAAGCTGTTCAAGACCCCACGAAGGTAGAAGCCCATGTCAGAGCTCAGATGGCAAAAAGACAGAA AGCGCATGAAGAGGCCAACGCTGCCCGAAAACTTACAGCAGAACAGAGAAAggtcaagaaaattaaaaagcttaaaGAAGACATTTCACAGGGGGTACACATATCTGTATATAG AGTTTCGAAATTTGAGCAACCCAGCCAAGAAGTTCAAGATTGA
- the PRPF3 gene encoding U4/U6 small nuclear ribonucleoprotein Prp3 isoform X2, whose translation MALSKRELDELKPWIEKTVKRVLGFSEPTVVTAALNCVGKGMDKKKAADHLKPFLDDSTLRFVDKLFEAVEEGRSSRHSKSSSDRSRKRELKEVFGDDSEISKESSGVKKRRIPRFEEVEEEPEVIPGPPSESPGMLTKLQIKQMMEAATRQIEERKKQLSFISPPTPQPKTPSSSQPERLPIGNTIQPSQAATFMNDAIEKARKAAELQARIQAQLALKPGLIGNANMVGLANLHAMGIAPPKVELKDQTKPTPLILDEQGRTVDATGKEIELTHRMPTLKANIRAVKREQFKQQLKEKPSEDMESNTFFDPRVSIAPSQRQRRTFKFHDKGKFEKIAQRLRTKAQLEKLQAEISQAARKTGIHTSTRLALIAPKKELKEGDIPEIEWWDSYIIPNGFDLTEENPKREDYFGITNLVEHPAQLNPPVDNDTPVTLGVYLTKKEQKKLRRQTRREAQKELQEKVRLGLMPPPEPKVRISNLMRVLGTEAVQDPTKVEAHVRAQMAKRQNFASDLQCLSHLWMSFLSRQSA comes from the exons ATGGCACTGTCTAAGAGGGAGCTGGATGAGCTGAAACCATGGATAGAGAAGACAGTGAAGAGGGTGCTGGGCTTTTCAGAGCCCACAGTGGTCACAGCAGCACTGAACTGTGTGGGGAAGGGCATGGATAAGAAGAAGGCAGCTG ACCATCTGAAACCTTTTCTTGATGATTCTACTCTCCGATTTGTGGACAAACTGTTTGAGGCTGTGGAGGAAGGCCGAAGCTCTAGACATTCCAAGTCTAGCAGTGACAGGAGCAGAAAAAGAGAGCTGAAG GAAGTGTTTGGTGATGACTCTGAGATCTCCAAGGAATCATCAGGAGTAAAGAAGCGACGGATACCCCGTTTTGAGGAAGTGGAAGAGGAGCCTGAAGTGATCCCTGGGCCTCCCTCAGAGAGTCCTGGTATGCTAACTAAGCTCCAG ATCAAACAGATGATGGAGGCAGCTACACGACAAATCgaggagaggaaaaaacagcTGAGCTTCATTAGCCCCCCTACACCTCAG CCAAAGACTCCTTCTTCCTCCCAACCAGAGCGACTTCCAATTGGCAACACTATTCAGCCCTCCCAGGCTGCCACTTTCATGAATGATGCCATTGAGAAGGCAAGGAAAGCAGCTGAACTACAAGCCCGCATCCAAGCCCAGCTGGCACTGAAGCCAGGGCTCATTGGCAATGCCAACATGGTGGGCCTGGCCAATCTCCATGCCATGGGCATTGCTCCCCC GAAGGTGGAGTTAAAAGATCAAACTAAACCTACACCACTGATTCTCGATGAGCAAGGTCGCACTGTAGATGCAACAGGCAAGGAGATTGAGCTGACACACCGCATGCCTACCCTGAAGGCCAATATTCGTGCTGTGAAAAGGGAACAATTCAAACAACAGCTAAAAGAGAAGCCATCAGAAGACATGGAGTCTAATACCTTTTTTGACCCCCGAGTCTCAATTGCCCCTTCCCAGCGCCAGAGACGCACTTTTAAATTCCATGACAAGGGCAAATTTGAGAAGATTGCCCAACGATTACGGACAAAG GCTCAACTGGAGAAGCTGCAGGCAGAAATCTCACAGGCAGCTCGAAAAACAGGCATCCATACTTCAACTAGGCTGGCCCTCATTGCTCCTAAAAAAGAGCTAAAGGAAGGAGATATCCCTGAAATTGAGTGGTGGGACTCTTATATCATCCCCAATGGCTTTGACCT TACAGAGGAAAATCCCAAGAGAGAAGATTATTTTGGAATCACAAATCTTGTTGAACATCCAGCCCAACTCAACCCTCCAG TTGACAATGACACACCAGTTACTCTGGGGGTATATCTTACcaagaaggaacagaagaaactTCGAAGGCAAACAAGGAGGGAAGCACAGAAGGAACTACAAGAGAAAGTCAGGCTGGGCCTGATGCCTCCTCCAGAACCCAAAG TGAGAATTTCAAATTTGATGCGAGTATTAGGAACAGAAGCTGTTCAAGACCCCACGAAGGTAGAAGCCCATGTCAGAGCTCAGATGGCAAAAAGACAGAA cttTGCCTCTGATCTTCAATGCCTTTCTCACTTGTGGATGTCCTTCCTGTCACGACAGAGCGCATGA